The following coding sequences are from one Manis pentadactyla isolate mManPen7 chromosome 13, mManPen7.hap1, whole genome shotgun sequence window:
- the LOC130680347 gene encoding A disintegrin and metalloproteinase with thrombospondin motifs 20-like: MRRRAGAERRGPRGVTRAAEWLPGLLCQLALVVTRSWEVRLHPQQEALVRTLDPYEVVAGHRAGLSVPAGPPLQPQEAPEPPPRRTHYRMRAYGQLFQLHLRADTAFLAAGYAEEHPCGSGARRRPRTCAAASTAARSTRSGRARPSSASAGA; the protein is encoded by the coding sequence ATgaggcggcgggcgggcgcgGAGAGGCGGGGCCCGCGTGGAGTCACGCGGGCGGCCGAGTGGCTCCCGGGGCTGCTCTGCCAGCTTGCGCTCGTCGTCACCAGGTCGTGGGAAGTTCGCCTCCACCCGCAGCAAGAAGCCCTGGTGCGGACCCTGGACCCCTACGAGGTGGTGGCCGGTCACCGAGCTGGGCTAAGTGTTCCCGCAGGGCCGCCACTTCAGCCGCAGGAGGCGCCGGAGCCCCCGCCGCGCAGGACCCACTACCGCATGCGCGCCTACGGGCAGCTCTTCCAGCTCCACCTGCGCGCCGACACCGCCTTCCTGGCCGCGGGCTACGCGGAAGAGCACCCGTGCGGGAGCGGCGCCAGGCGGCGCCCGCGGACCTGCGCCGCTGCTTCTACCGCGGCCAGGTCAACGCGCAGCGGGCGCGCACGGCCGTCTTCAGCCTCTGCGGGGGCCTGA